Proteins encoded together in one Nocardioides marinisabuli window:
- a CDS encoding protein adenylyltransferase SelO — translation MSVSTLDDLRLGTRFADVLPELAVRWQAEEAPEPQLVVLNEPLARELGLDPGWLRTEAGVRLLVGADVPEGATPVAQGYAGHQFGGYSPRLGDGRALLLGELAGPDGDLRDLHLKGSGRTPWARGGDGLAALGPMLREHVISEAMHALGIPTTRSLAVVATGRGVHRDQVLPGAVLARVAASHLRVGSFQYARATGDLDLLRRLADHAIERHHPAARAAGLGGAAYLALLEGVAAAQARLVARWVLVGFVHGVMNTDNMTISGESIDYGPCAFLDAYDPSTVFSSIDTGGRYAFRNQPAAAQWNLARLAEALLPLIDDDEERAVAAATAALERFAPAYTEAFTSGAAAKLGLPEGLEQAVVAPLVEDLLGLMAAARVDHTSFWRSLADAARGEAEGVRGVVLDLPGLDAWLERWRALDPDGDAMDRVNPVYVPRNHLVEEALEAATAGDLAPLHRLLDAVTAPYDERPGLAAYAQPGPEGAGPYVTFCGT, via the coding sequence ATGAGCGTGAGCACCCTCGACGACCTGCGCCTCGGCACCCGGTTCGCCGACGTCCTGCCCGAGCTGGCGGTGCGCTGGCAGGCCGAGGAGGCACCCGAGCCGCAGCTGGTGGTGCTCAACGAGCCCCTGGCCCGCGAGCTGGGGCTCGACCCGGGGTGGCTGCGCACCGAGGCCGGGGTGCGGCTGCTGGTCGGGGCCGACGTGCCCGAGGGCGCGACCCCGGTGGCCCAGGGGTACGCCGGCCACCAGTTCGGCGGCTACTCCCCGCGCCTGGGCGACGGGCGGGCGCTGCTGCTCGGTGAGCTGGCCGGCCCCGACGGCGACCTGCGCGACCTGCACCTCAAGGGCTCGGGCCGCACCCCGTGGGCCCGCGGTGGCGACGGGCTCGCCGCGCTCGGCCCGATGCTGCGCGAGCACGTCATCAGCGAGGCCATGCACGCGCTGGGCATCCCCACCACGCGCTCGTTGGCGGTGGTGGCCACCGGCCGCGGTGTGCACCGCGACCAGGTCCTGCCCGGCGCGGTGCTGGCCCGGGTCGCGGCCAGCCACCTGCGCGTCGGCAGCTTCCAGTACGCCCGCGCCACCGGCGACCTCGACCTGCTGCGCCGCCTCGCCGACCACGCGATCGAGCGCCACCACCCGGCCGCGCGCGCCGCCGGCCTCGGGGGAGCGGCGTACCTGGCGCTGCTGGAGGGGGTCGCGGCCGCCCAGGCCCGGCTGGTCGCCCGGTGGGTGCTGGTCGGCTTCGTGCACGGTGTGATGAACACCGACAACATGACGATCTCGGGCGAGAGCATCGACTACGGGCCGTGCGCGTTCCTCGACGCCTACGACCCGAGCACGGTCTTCAGCTCGATCGACACCGGCGGTCGCTACGCCTTCCGCAACCAGCCCGCGGCCGCGCAGTGGAACCTGGCCCGGCTCGCCGAGGCGCTGCTGCCGCTGATCGACGACGACGAGGAGCGCGCCGTGGCCGCGGCCACCGCCGCCCTCGAGCGCTTCGCGCCGGCCTACACCGAGGCCTTCACGTCGGGCGCGGCCGCCAAGCTCGGGCTGCCCGAGGGGTTGGAGCAGGCCGTCGTCGCGCCCCTGGTCGAGGACCTGCTGGGCCTGATGGCCGCGGCGCGCGTCGACCACACGTCGTTCTGGCGCTCGCTGGCCGACGCGGCGCGCGGCGAGGCCGAGGGCGTGCGCGGGGTGGTGCTCGACCTGCCCGGCCTCGACGCGTGGCTCGAGCGCTGGCGGGCGCTGGACCCCGACGGCGACGCGATGGACCGGGTCAACCCGGTCTACGTGCCGCGCAACCACCTGGTCGAGGAGGCCCTCGAGGCCGCCACCGCGGGCGACCTGGCGCCGCTGCACCGGCTGCTCGACGCGGTCACCGCGCCGTACGACGAGCGGCCGGGGCTGGCGGCGTACGCGCAGCCGGGGCCGGAGGGGGCCGGGCCCTACGTGACGTTCTGCGGCACCTGA
- a CDS encoding TetR/AcrR family transcriptional regulator, with amino-acid sequence MSRREQILATAAELFAKRGFHGVSVADLGAACGVSGPALYKHFASKDAVLAAMLVSISEQLLEVGRERAAAAPDARAAVVALVDWHVDFALRHRPLIVVQDRDWESLPEQAREQVRALQREYVDVWATQLRSVHPGLGLEQARATAHATFGLINSTPHSALLPDPAMGELLHRMALGALGLEPVDAQVPQNVT; translated from the coding sequence ATGTCCCGGCGCGAGCAGATCCTGGCCACCGCGGCCGAGCTGTTCGCCAAGCGCGGCTTCCACGGGGTCTCGGTGGCCGACCTGGGCGCCGCCTGCGGGGTCTCCGGGCCCGCGCTCTACAAGCACTTCGCCTCCAAGGACGCCGTGCTGGCCGCGATGCTGGTCTCGATCAGCGAGCAGCTGCTCGAGGTGGGCCGCGAGCGGGCCGCCGCGGCGCCCGACGCCCGGGCCGCGGTGGTGGCGCTGGTCGACTGGCACGTCGACTTCGCGCTGCGCCACCGCCCGCTCATCGTCGTGCAGGACCGTGACTGGGAGTCGTTGCCCGAGCAGGCGCGCGAGCAGGTGCGCGCCCTGCAGCGCGAGTACGTCGACGTGTGGGCCACCCAGCTGCGCTCGGTGCACCCCGGTCTCGGTCTCGAGCAGGCGCGCGCGACCGCGCACGCCACCTTCGGGCTGATCAACTCCACCCCGCACAGCGCGCTGCTGCCCGACCCCGCGATGGGCGAGCTGCTGCACCGGATGGCGCTGGGCGCGCTGGGCCTGGAGCCGGTGGACGCTCAGGTGCCGCAGAACGTCACGTAG
- a CDS encoding DEAD/DEAH box helicase: MSFVPVTGTATFLPADPPREGVVEFVDARRTVALPVRAALPVLTKAHARDDLHPSVGLLSGAVLLGMRLVAAGAFEPAPDDGRPPQWRVAPLGDDDEDRVRMLARARAHEGCDEAAAEQVVRRVLDAVVDAMPRGAPVAPARPTRPRPVRGGGPEGAPPAGGALQPSADFRDRLQRRIARHRHAGQLPHLVSLSLRVEADEEELVGGTVRVVLQVHDERDPLHVTDASSLWLDEPEVHGFGERARTHATIALRSAAEAWPVLERLLDLRVPDQLTLDSDELVSLLDDGVGALAGAGVDVLWPKSLGRELTTRAVLDRAPRDKGPREEPLQTGLLTPESMFAFQWQVALHGDPLTPEEMDRLAEAASPVMKLRGAWMVVDPAVARRARKRLVREVRPAEALASALTGVAVVERGAESEEGVVVGASLLAVRERLTTAATREPVEAPAGLAATLRDYQRHGLTWLADLTSYGLGACLADDMGLGKTVQVIALHLHRVEAARAEGREPLPTLVVCPTSLLGNWEAEVRRFAPGVPVRRFHGSARSLGDLEAGLDGDPGFVLTTYGTMRSDAKDPDTSTLRPVVWGLVVADEAQHVKNPRAATARMLRTLTSQARVALTGTPVENDLTELWAILDWAIPGLLGSRNAFRRVWAAPIETGDEPTKARQFADLVAPFLLRRRKSDPGIAPELPPKTETDHPLSLTREQVVLYEAFVRDTMECIERADPDSRRGLVLMLLTGLKQICNHPAHFLKQSGGRLGGRSEKLDLLDELIGTVLAEDGAVLVFTQYVAMARLLERHLGAAGVPTQLLHGGTPVREREAMVRRFQDAPPGEAPVFLLSLKAGGTGLNLTRADHVVHFDRWWNPAVEEQATDRAYRIGQTRPVQVHRPVVRGTIEEKVAELLTRKRALADAVLGNGEAALTELSDDELRDLVTLRRED, encoded by the coding sequence GTGAGCTTCGTCCCCGTCACCGGCACGGCGACGTTCCTGCCGGCCGACCCGCCGCGCGAGGGCGTCGTGGAGTTCGTCGACGCCCGGCGCACGGTCGCGCTGCCGGTGCGTGCGGCGCTGCCGGTGCTGACCAAGGCCCACGCCCGCGACGACCTGCACCCCAGCGTCGGCCTGCTCTCCGGGGCGGTGCTGCTCGGCATGCGCCTGGTCGCGGCAGGCGCGTTCGAGCCGGCCCCCGACGACGGCCGCCCGCCGCAGTGGCGGGTGGCGCCGCTGGGCGACGACGACGAGGACCGGGTGCGGATGCTGGCCCGCGCCCGCGCCCACGAGGGGTGCGACGAAGCAGCGGCCGAGCAGGTCGTACGCCGGGTGCTCGACGCCGTGGTCGACGCGATGCCGCGCGGGGCCCCGGTCGCGCCGGCCCGACCCACGCGCCCCCGGCCCGTCCGCGGGGGCGGCCCCGAGGGGGCACCTCCGGCGGGCGGCGCGCTCCAGCCCTCCGCCGACTTCCGCGACCGGCTCCAGCGCCGCATCGCTCGCCACCGCCACGCCGGGCAGCTGCCGCACCTGGTCTCGCTGAGCCTGCGGGTCGAGGCCGACGAGGAGGAGCTGGTCGGCGGCACCGTGCGGGTGGTGCTGCAGGTGCACGACGAGCGCGACCCGCTGCACGTCACCGACGCCTCGTCGCTGTGGCTCGACGAGCCCGAGGTGCACGGCTTCGGCGAGCGCGCCCGCACCCACGCGACCATCGCGCTGCGCTCGGCCGCCGAGGCCTGGCCGGTGCTGGAGCGGCTGCTCGACCTGCGGGTCCCCGACCAGCTGACGCTCGACTCCGACGAGCTGGTGAGCCTGCTCGACGACGGGGTCGGGGCCCTGGCGGGCGCCGGCGTCGACGTGCTGTGGCCCAAGAGCCTCGGTCGCGAGCTGACCACCCGGGCCGTGCTCGACCGGGCGCCGCGCGACAAGGGCCCGCGCGAGGAGCCGCTGCAGACCGGGCTGCTGACCCCCGAGAGCATGTTCGCCTTCCAGTGGCAGGTGGCCCTGCACGGCGACCCGCTCACGCCCGAGGAGATGGACCGGCTCGCCGAGGCCGCGAGCCCGGTGATGAAGCTGCGCGGGGCGTGGATGGTCGTCGACCCGGCCGTCGCGCGGCGGGCCCGCAAGCGGCTGGTGCGCGAGGTCCGCCCCGCCGAGGCGCTGGCCTCCGCGCTGACCGGGGTGGCCGTGGTCGAGCGCGGCGCCGAGAGCGAGGAGGGCGTCGTCGTCGGCGCCAGCCTGCTGGCGGTGCGCGAGCGGCTGACCACCGCCGCCACCCGCGAGCCGGTCGAGGCGCCCGCGGGCCTGGCCGCGACCCTGCGCGACTACCAGCGGCACGGGCTGACCTGGCTGGCCGACCTGACGTCGTACGGGCTGGGGGCCTGCCTGGCCGACGACATGGGGCTGGGCAAGACCGTGCAGGTCATCGCGCTGCACCTGCACCGGGTCGAGGCGGCGCGCGCCGAGGGGCGTGAGCCGCTGCCGACGCTGGTGGTCTGCCCGACGAGCCTGCTCGGCAACTGGGAGGCCGAGGTGCGCCGCTTCGCCCCCGGCGTGCCGGTGCGGCGCTTCCACGGCTCCGCGCGCAGCCTCGGCGACCTCGAGGCGGGGCTCGACGGCGACCCCGGCTTCGTCCTGACGACGTACGGCACGATGCGCAGCGACGCCAAGGACCCCGACACCTCGACGCTGCGCCCGGTGGTGTGGGGGCTGGTGGTCGCCGACGAGGCGCAGCACGTGAAGAACCCCCGCGCGGCGACGGCGCGGATGCTGCGCACCCTGACCAGCCAGGCCCGGGTCGCGCTGACCGGCACCCCGGTCGAGAACGACCTGACCGAGCTCTGGGCGATCCTCGACTGGGCGATCCCGGGCCTGCTCGGCAGCCGCAACGCCTTCCGCCGGGTCTGGGCGGCGCCGATCGAGACCGGTGACGAGCCGACCAAGGCGCGCCAGTTCGCCGACCTGGTCGCGCCCTTCCTGCTGCGCCGGCGCAAGTCCGACCCGGGCATCGCCCCCGAGCTGCCGCCCAAGACCGAGACCGACCACCCGCTGAGCCTGACCCGCGAGCAGGTGGTGCTCTACGAGGCGTTCGTGCGCGACACGATGGAGTGCATCGAGCGCGCCGACCCCGACTCCCGTCGCGGGCTGGTGCTGATGCTGCTGACCGGGCTCAAGCAGATCTGCAACCACCCGGCCCACTTCCTCAAGCAGTCCGGCGGGCGCCTCGGCGGCCGCTCGGAGAAGCTCGACCTGCTCGACGAGCTGATCGGCACCGTGCTCGCCGAGGACGGCGCCGTGCTCGTCTTCACCCAGTACGTCGCCATGGCCCGGCTGCTCGAGCGCCACCTCGGCGCCGCGGGCGTGCCGACCCAGCTGCTGCACGGCGGCACCCCGGTGCGCGAGCGCGAGGCGATGGTGCGCCGCTTCCAGGACGCCCCGCCCGGCGAGGCCCCGGTCTTCCTGCTCTCCCTCAAGGCCGGCGGCACCGGGCTGAACCTGACCCGCGCCGACCACGTCGTGCACTTCGACCGGTGGTGGAACCCGGCCGTCGAGGAGCAGGCCACCGACCGGGCCTACCGGATCGGTCAGACCCGGCCCGTGCAGGTGCACCGCCCGGTCGTGCGCGGCACCATCGAGGAGAAGGTCGCCGAGCTGCTGACCCGCAAGCGGGCCCTGGCCGACGCGGTGCTCGGCAACGGCGAGGCCGCCCTGACCGAGCTCAGCGACGACGAGCTGCGCGACCTGGTCACCCTGCGCCGGGAGGACTGA
- a CDS encoding carboxyl transferase domain-containing protein, whose translation MSDLKDLVDDLRERLATARTGGSESARAKHTGRGKMLARERVDRLLDTGSPFLELSPLAATEMYGAPGETPVPSAGIVTGIGRIHGRECVVVANDATVKGGTYYPMTVKKHLRAQTIAAENHLPCVYLVDSGGAFLPMQDEVFPDREHFGRIFFNQANMSAAGIPQIASVMGSCTAGGAYVPAMSDETVIVKGQGTIFLGGPPLVKAATGEVVTAEELGGGDVHARTSGVVDHLADDDAHALAIVRSVIGTLPPARPHRTPAAEVEEPHEPPESLYDVVPTDTRTPYDVREVIRRVVDGSRFHEFKKLYGDTLVCGFARIWGHEVGIVANNGILFSESALKGAHFIELCNQRGIPLVFLQNISGFMVGREYENNGIARDGAKLVTAVACSVVPKFTVVIGGSYGAGNYGMCGRAYDPRFLWMWPNARISVMGGEQAAGVLSTVRRDGIEARGEEWSAEDEEQFKAPIREQYETQGSPYYATARLWDDGVIDPADTRRVLGMGLAATAYTPIPEPRYGIFRM comes from the coding sequence GTGAGCGATCTCAAGGACCTCGTCGACGACCTGCGCGAGCGGCTGGCGACGGCACGGACGGGCGGCAGCGAGTCGGCGCGGGCCAAGCACACCGGGCGCGGCAAGATGCTGGCCCGCGAGCGCGTCGACCGCCTCCTCGACACCGGCAGCCCGTTCCTCGAGCTGAGCCCGCTGGCGGCGACCGAGATGTACGGCGCCCCGGGGGAGACGCCGGTGCCCAGCGCCGGCATCGTGACCGGCATCGGCCGCATCCACGGCCGCGAGTGCGTCGTCGTCGCCAACGACGCCACCGTCAAGGGCGGCACCTACTACCCGATGACGGTCAAGAAGCACCTGCGCGCCCAGACCATCGCCGCCGAGAACCACCTGCCGTGCGTCTACCTCGTCGACTCCGGCGGCGCGTTCCTGCCGATGCAGGACGAGGTCTTCCCCGACCGCGAGCACTTCGGCCGGATCTTCTTCAACCAGGCCAACATGTCGGCCGCCGGCATCCCGCAGATCGCCAGCGTGATGGGCTCGTGCACCGCCGGCGGCGCCTACGTGCCGGCGATGAGCGACGAGACCGTTATCGTCAAGGGGCAGGGCACGATCTTCCTGGGCGGCCCGCCGCTGGTGAAAGCCGCGACCGGCGAGGTCGTCACCGCCGAGGAGCTCGGCGGCGGCGACGTGCACGCGCGCACCTCCGGCGTGGTCGACCACCTCGCCGACGACGACGCCCACGCGCTCGCGATCGTGCGCAGCGTCATCGGCACCCTGCCCCCGGCCCGGCCGCACCGCACCCCGGCCGCCGAGGTCGAGGAGCCGCACGAGCCGCCCGAGTCGCTCTACGACGTGGTGCCCACCGACACCCGCACGCCGTACGACGTGCGCGAGGTGATCAGGCGGGTCGTCGACGGCAGCCGCTTCCACGAGTTCAAGAAGCTCTACGGCGACACCCTGGTCTGCGGGTTCGCCCGCATCTGGGGCCACGAGGTCGGCATCGTGGCCAACAACGGCATCCTCTTCAGCGAGTCGGCGCTCAAGGGCGCCCACTTCATCGAGCTGTGCAACCAGCGCGGCATCCCGCTGGTCTTCCTGCAGAACATCTCCGGCTTCATGGTCGGGCGCGAGTACGAGAACAACGGCATCGCCCGCGACGGCGCCAAGCTGGTCACCGCGGTCGCCTGCAGCGTGGTGCCGAAGTTCACCGTCGTCATCGGCGGCTCGTACGGCGCCGGCAACTACGGCATGTGCGGGCGGGCCTACGACCCGCGCTTCCTGTGGATGTGGCCCAACGCCCGGATCTCGGTGATGGGCGGCGAGCAGGCGGCCGGGGTGCTCTCCACGGTGCGCCGCGACGGGATCGAGGCCCGGGGCGAGGAGTGGAGCGCCGAGGACGAGGAGCAGTTCAAGGCCCCGATCCGCGAGCAGTACGAGACCCAGGGCTCGCCCTACTACGCCACCGCTCGACTCTGGGACGACGGCGTCATCGACCCCGCCGACACCCGCCGCGTGCTCGGGATGGGCCTCGCGGCCACGGCGTACACGCCGATCCCCGAGCCCCGCTACGGCATCTTCCGAATGTGA
- a CDS encoding acetyl/propionyl/methylcrotonyl-CoA carboxylase subunit alpha: MHTLLVANRGEIARRVLVTARRLGWRTVALHTDLDAGALHVTEADVAVRVGSYLDIDEVVAAARDSGAGYVHPGYGFLSERAPFARALAEAGLTLVGPTAEVMDAMGRKDAARDIAVEAGVPVVPSYDLADDPASFAYPVLVKAAAGGGGKGMRVVRSAGEYAEALGAAQREARSSFGDDTMLIEKYVESGRHVEVQVMGDTHGHVVHLFERDCSTQRRHQKVLEEAPAPTISEEQRAAITASAVALAAQVGYTGAGTVEFLLDNATGEFYFLEMNTRLQVEHPVTEEVARVRGERVDLVALQLQVATGEPLGFDQDDVTLEGHAIEARVYAEDSFGGFLPQAGRASLVRWPAAVERAGTRVRVDHALVSGQEVSTAYDPMLGKVVVWGADREAARTGLVAALDDTAVLGLTTNTGFLRALAAGAEFRDATIDTAWLDRHEVPAPDGDLARVFAAWTQVLLDTLPAAGAGPGGAAAGSWHADGWRMGADPAPDTVTLDGHSLVVDRHRGRVDDHRVQEVSVADHTVHLIVDGHAEHAVLDVRSGDVEVAHRGQRWAWQRPDPFADHGPEAGDGSLVAPMPGTVLDVRVEQGQQVAEGDVLGVLEAMKMELALTAPFAGTVTTVDATTGRQVPLGHVLFHVEPTGQEEQG, encoded by the coding sequence ATGCACACGCTCCTGGTCGCCAACCGCGGCGAGATCGCCCGACGGGTGCTGGTCACCGCGCGCCGCCTCGGCTGGCGCACCGTGGCCCTGCACACCGACCTCGACGCCGGCGCGCTGCACGTCACCGAGGCCGACGTCGCGGTGCGGGTCGGCTCCTACCTCGACATCGACGAGGTGGTCGCCGCGGCCCGTGACTCCGGCGCCGGCTACGTCCACCCCGGCTACGGCTTCCTCTCCGAGCGCGCCCCCTTCGCCCGCGCGCTCGCCGAGGCCGGCCTCACCCTGGTCGGCCCGACCGCCGAGGTGATGGACGCGATGGGCCGCAAGGACGCCGCGCGCGACATCGCGGTCGAGGCCGGCGTGCCCGTCGTGCCGTCGTACGACCTGGCCGACGACCCGGCCTCGTTCGCCTACCCCGTGCTGGTCAAGGCCGCCGCGGGCGGCGGCGGCAAGGGCATGCGGGTGGTCCGCTCGGCGGGCGAGTACGCCGAGGCGCTGGGCGCCGCGCAGCGCGAGGCGCGCTCGTCGTTCGGCGACGACACGATGCTCATCGAGAAGTACGTCGAGTCGGGTCGCCACGTCGAGGTGCAGGTCATGGGGGACACCCACGGCCACGTGGTGCACCTCTTCGAGCGCGACTGCTCCACCCAGCGCCGCCACCAGAAGGTGCTGGAGGAGGCGCCCGCGCCCACGATCAGCGAGGAGCAGCGGGCCGCGATCACCGCCTCGGCCGTCGCGCTGGCCGCGCAGGTGGGCTACACCGGCGCCGGCACGGTCGAGTTCCTGCTCGACAACGCGACCGGCGAGTTCTACTTCCTCGAGATGAACACCCGCCTGCAGGTCGAGCACCCGGTCACCGAGGAGGTCGCGCGGGTGCGCGGCGAGCGGGTCGACCTGGTCGCGCTGCAGCTGCAGGTGGCCACCGGCGAGCCGCTCGGCTTCGACCAGGACGACGTGACCCTCGAGGGCCACGCGATCGAGGCGCGCGTCTACGCCGAGGACTCCTTCGGCGGGTTCCTGCCGCAGGCCGGCCGCGCCTCCCTGGTGCGCTGGCCGGCCGCCGTCGAGCGTGCCGGCACCCGGGTGCGGGTCGACCACGCGCTGGTCTCGGGCCAGGAGGTCTCCACCGCCTACGACCCGATGCTGGGCAAGGTCGTGGTGTGGGGCGCCGACCGCGAGGCGGCGCGCACCGGCCTGGTCGCCGCCCTCGACGACACCGCCGTGCTGGGCCTGACCACCAACACCGGCTTCCTGCGCGCGCTGGCCGCCGGTGCGGAGTTCCGCGACGCCACCATCGACACCGCCTGGCTCGACCGCCACGAGGTGCCCGCCCCCGACGGCGACCTGGCCCGGGTCTTCGCGGCCTGGACCCAGGTGCTCCTCGACACCCTGCCCGCCGCCGGCGCGGGCCCGGGCGGGGCCGCCGCCGGCAGCTGGCACGCCGACGGCTGGCGGATGGGGGCCGACCCGGCCCCCGACACCGTCACCCTCGACGGGCACAGCCTGGTCGTCGACCGGCACCGCGGGCGCGTCGACGACCACCGCGTCCAGGAGGTCTCGGTCGCCGACCACACCGTGCACCTGATCGTCGACGGCCACGCCGAGCACGCCGTGCTCGACGTGCGCTCCGGCGACGTCGAGGTCGCCCACCGCGGCCAGCGCTGGGCCTGGCAGCGCCCCGACCCGTTCGCCGACCACGGCCCCGAGGCCGGCGACGGCTCCCTGGTCGCGCCGATGCCCGGCACCGTCCTCGACGTCCGCGTCGAGCAGGGCCAGCAGGTCGCGGAGGGCGACGTGCTCGGCGTGCTCGAGGCGATGAAGATGGAGCTCGCGCTCACCGCGCCCTTCGCCGGCACGGTCACCACCGTCGACGCCACCACGGGGCGCCAGGTGCCCCTGGGGCACGTGTTGTTCCACGTGGAACCAACGGGCCAGGAGGAGCAGGGATGA
- a CDS encoding SWIM zinc finger family protein, producing MPVLDDAGAEALVETVAAQAGRVGALLAGDLPHELVEHAEEAGVELLPYGGELATTCTCEGWVDPCVHALAVLHQLTWLMEADPFVLLHLRGTGREELLARLHARAPAPSAGVDPEDGDDDLTTAYDAAERAARLLELLEGDGPPDIDHLL from the coding sequence GTGCCGGTGCTCGACGACGCCGGCGCCGAGGCCCTGGTCGAGACCGTGGCGGCGCAGGCGGGCCGGGTCGGCGCGCTCCTGGCCGGCGACCTGCCGCACGAGCTGGTCGAGCACGCCGAGGAGGCCGGCGTCGAGCTGCTGCCCTACGGGGGCGAGCTGGCCACCACCTGCACCTGCGAGGGCTGGGTCGACCCGTGCGTGCACGCGCTGGCGGTGCTGCACCAGCTGACCTGGCTGATGGAGGCCGACCCGTTCGTGCTGCTGCACCTGCGCGGCACCGGTCGCGAGGAGCTGCTGGCCCGGCTGCACGCCCGCGCGCCCGCGCCCTCCGCCGGCGTCGACCCGGAGGACGGGGACGACGACCTGACCACGGCGTACGACGCCGCCGAGCGCGCCGCCCGGCTGCTCGAGCTGCTCGAGGGTGACGGTCCGCCCGACATCGACCACCTGCTCTGA
- a CDS encoding class I SAM-dependent methyltransferase produces MRTDELADHLLASVIGGLDVLTVAVGAHFGLYDLLHRRPRTVGEAAAASGMAPRYAREWLEQQCVAGLVDVDDPALPAEERRYLVSDEHAAVLCDPDSLSYTTPFAQMVAAAGVQLPRLLAAYAAGGGVGWEQYGEAMRRSQADANRPLFLQLLGSQWLPALPEVHASLERGGRVADIGCGDGWAAIGVGLAYPGARVDGYDIDAASIAAAAANAAAHGVADRVQFHHADAAGAEQEGVYDLVLAMECVHDMADPVAVLGSARRLAAEGGHVVVMDERVPDAFTGPGDQVEQLMYGISMIVCLPDGLSHQPSVGTGTVMRAPVLRGYAQQAGFADLEVLPIEHDVFRFYRLLR; encoded by the coding sequence ATGCGCACCGACGAGCTCGCCGACCACCTGCTCGCGTCCGTCATCGGCGGCCTCGACGTGCTGACCGTGGCGGTCGGCGCCCACTTCGGGCTCTACGACCTGCTGCACCGCCGGCCGCGGACGGTGGGCGAGGCCGCGGCCGCGTCGGGCATGGCGCCGCGCTACGCCCGCGAGTGGCTCGAGCAGCAGTGCGTGGCGGGCCTGGTCGACGTCGACGACCCCGCGCTGCCCGCCGAGGAACGCCGCTACCTGGTCAGCGACGAGCACGCGGCGGTGCTGTGCGACCCCGACAGCCTCAGCTACACGACCCCCTTCGCGCAGATGGTCGCTGCCGCCGGCGTGCAGCTGCCGCGGCTGCTGGCGGCGTACGCCGCGGGCGGCGGTGTGGGCTGGGAGCAGTACGGCGAGGCGATGCGCCGCAGCCAAGCCGACGCCAACCGGCCGCTGTTCCTGCAGCTCCTCGGCTCCCAGTGGCTGCCCGCCCTGCCCGAGGTGCACGCGAGCCTCGAGCGCGGTGGGCGGGTCGCCGACATCGGCTGCGGCGACGGGTGGGCGGCCATCGGGGTGGGTCTGGCCTACCCCGGCGCCCGGGTCGACGGCTACGACATCGACGCGGCCTCCATCGCGGCCGCCGCCGCCAACGCCGCCGCGCACGGGGTCGCTGATCGCGTGCAGTTCCACCACGCCGACGCGGCCGGTGCCGAGCAGGAGGGCGTCTACGACCTGGTGCTGGCCATGGAGTGCGTGCACGACATGGCCGACCCGGTGGCGGTGCTCGGCTCGGCGCGGCGGCTGGCCGCCGAGGGCGGGCACGTCGTGGTCATGGACGAGCGGGTGCCCGACGCCTTCACCGGCCCTGGCGACCAGGTCGAGCAGCTGATGTACGGCATCTCGATGATTGTCTGCCTGCCCGACGGCCTCTCCCACCAGCCCTCGGTCGGCACCGGCACGGTGATGCGGGCGCCGGTGCTGCGCGGCTACGCCCAGCAGGCCGGCTTCGCCGACCTCGAGGTGCTGCCGATCGAGCACGACGTGTTCCGGTTTTACCGGCTCCTGCGCTGA
- a CDS encoding hydroxymethylglutaryl-CoA lyase, whose amino-acid sequence MTTTPDREPAIGALPMRVPAPGLPERVTIYEVGPRDGLQNEQALVPLATKAAFVRRLVAAGLPVVEATSFVHPKWVPQLADAAELVALLEADDQLGDAARDLPVLVPNERGLDRALELGMRHVAIFGSATETFAAKNLNRTLASQMEMFEPTVARAREAGLDVRAYVSMCFGDPWEGPVPIEQVVTAGRQLLDLGASQLSLGDTIGVGTAGHVTALVEAFGAAGVGPERLALHFHDTYGQALSNVQAGLRAGVTTYDASAGGLGGCPYAVSATGNLATEDLVWLLDGLGIEHGVDLEALVATSTWMAGELGRPSPSAVVRALGADRAQSPA is encoded by the coding sequence ATGACCACCACCCCCGACCGCGAGCCCGCCATCGGCGCCCTGCCCATGCGGGTGCCGGCACCCGGCCTGCCCGAGCGGGTCACGATCTACGAGGTCGGCCCCCGCGACGGCCTGCAGAACGAGCAGGCGCTGGTGCCCCTGGCCACCAAGGCCGCGTTCGTACGACGGCTGGTCGCCGCCGGGCTGCCGGTGGTGGAGGCCACCAGCTTCGTGCACCCGAAGTGGGTGCCCCAGCTCGCCGACGCCGCCGAGCTCGTGGCGCTGCTCGAGGCCGACGACCAGCTCGGCGACGCGGCCCGCGACCTGCCGGTGCTGGTGCCCAACGAGCGCGGCCTCGACCGGGCGCTCGAGCTCGGGATGCGCCACGTCGCGATCTTCGGCTCGGCCACCGAGACGTTCGCCGCCAAGAACCTCAACCGCACCCTGGCCTCGCAGATGGAGATGTTCGAGCCCACCGTGGCCCGCGCCCGCGAGGCCGGGCTCGACGTGCGCGCCTACGTCTCCATGTGCTTCGGCGACCCCTGGGAGGGGCCGGTGCCGATCGAGCAGGTCGTCACCGCGGGCCGTCAGCTGCTCGACCTCGGCGCCTCCCAGCTGAGCCTCGGCGACACCATCGGCGTCGGCACCGCCGGCCACGTCACGGCGCTCGTCGAGGCCTTCGGCGCGGCCGGCGTCGGCCCCGAGCGGCTCGCGCTGCACTTCCACGACACCTACGGCCAGGCGCTGAGCAACGTGCAGGCCGGGCTGCGCGCCGGCGTGACGACGTACGACGCCTCGGCGGGCGGCCTGGGCGGCTGCCCCTACGCCGTGAGCGCGACCGGCAACCTGGCCACCGAGGACCTGGTGTGGCTGCTCGACGGTCTCGGCATCGAGCACGGGGTCGACCTCGAGGCGTTGGTGGCGACCAGCACCTGGATGGCCGGCGAGCTCGGACGACCCAGCCCGTCGGCCGTCGTTCGGGCCCTCGGGGCCGATCGGGCACAATCACCCGCGTGA